From one Nitrospira sp. MA-1 genomic stretch:
- a CDS encoding Mrp/NBP35 family ATP-binding protein has protein sequence MAAEQNPAGPATPPNQPEGNPLPGVKHIIAVSSGKGGVGKSTVTVNLAVALKQQGYAVGLMDADIYGPNIPMMIGVTKEPGKEGEKILPAEGQGVKVISMGFFVPEDTPVVWRGPMVHSAIQQFFRDVVWGELDYLLIDLPPGTGDVPLTLSQLVPLTGAITVTTPQEVALQDVRKGMTMFKKVNVPLLGVIENMSYFVCGHCHERTEIFSTGGGERAAQKFEIPFLGRIPIDPAIREGGDKGTPIVSNDPSSPQAQAFLQIAKSLTANIDNAEKGNGDAAPSLSSLLKKITDPLKKS, from the coding sequence ATGGCTGCTGAACAAAACCCGGCTGGTCCCGCGACCCCACCCAATCAACCTGAAGGAAATCCATTGCCGGGCGTGAAACACATCATCGCGGTGAGCAGTGGCAAGGGCGGCGTGGGCAAATCCACGGTCACGGTGAATTTGGCGGTCGCGCTGAAGCAGCAGGGCTACGCGGTAGGGTTAATGGATGCGGATATTTATGGACCGAATATCCCTATGATGATCGGCGTGACGAAAGAGCCGGGGAAGGAAGGGGAGAAAATTCTGCCTGCCGAGGGGCAGGGTGTCAAAGTCATTTCCATGGGATTTTTTGTTCCGGAAGACACGCCTGTGGTGTGGCGGGGACCCATGGTCCATTCGGCAATCCAGCAATTTTTCCGTGATGTGGTATGGGGGGAACTTGATTATTTACTGATCGATTTGCCCCCTGGTACGGGAGATGTGCCGTTGACCTTGTCACAATTAGTGCCGTTGACCGGAGCCATTACTGTGACCACTCCTCAAGAAGTGGCTCTTCAGGATGTGAGAAAAGGCATGACGATGTTCAAAAAAGTTAATGTCCCGTTGCTCGGCGTGATTGAAAATATGAGTTATTTTGTGTGTGGGCATTGTCACGAACGGACAGAAATTTTTTCGACAGGAGGAGGCGAGCGCGCTGCTCAAAAATTTGAGATTCCATTTTTGGGACGGATTCCGATTGATCCGGCCATTCGGGAGGGAGGAGACAAAGGCACCCCGATTGTGAGCAATGATCCCTCGTCCCCTCAAGCTCAGGCGTTTCTTCAGATTGCAAAATCCCTTACAGCCAATATCGACAATGCGGAAAAAGGAAACGGCGATGCTGCGCCCTCCTTATCCAGTTTACTCAAAAAAATTACAGATCCCTTGAAGAAATCTTAA
- the lgt gene encoding prolipoprotein diacylglyceryl transferase, producing the protein MAFDPVMLLADLARLPYPDIDPVFFRMGPLALRWYGLMYLLGLAGAYWLIKSRAATRNVSLPPQQLSDLIVYAAFGVFLGGRLGYVLFYNFPFYLDHPLKIFAVWEGGMSFHGGLIGTCIAIWIFCKTRGFPVWPIADLAAGAAPIGLGFGRMGNFINGELFGRSTDVEWCMVFPHGGPECRHPSQLYEAGLEGVTLFVILTILNRWPTPPGTMFWTFICGYGVARFFVEFFREPDSHLGFIFQWVTMGQILCIPMVAVGVFMIVRGYKRA; encoded by the coding sequence ATGGCCTTCGACCCTGTCATGCTTTTAGCTGACCTTGCTCGACTCCCATACCCGGACATTGATCCGGTCTTTTTTCGAATGGGCCCCCTGGCACTTCGATGGTATGGCCTCATGTACCTCCTGGGGTTGGCAGGGGCCTATTGGCTCATCAAGTCCAGAGCTGCCACAAGGAATGTCTCTCTCCCACCACAACAATTATCCGACCTAATTGTCTATGCCGCCTTTGGTGTCTTTCTCGGTGGGCGCTTGGGATATGTGCTCTTTTATAACTTTCCATTTTATCTTGACCATCCCCTCAAAATTTTTGCGGTATGGGAAGGGGGAATGTCATTTCATGGCGGGCTGATCGGGACCTGTATCGCTATCTGGATCTTTTGCAAAACCCGTGGGTTTCCTGTTTGGCCCATCGCCGACCTGGCAGCAGGAGCGGCTCCAATCGGGTTGGGGTTTGGACGGATGGGGAATTTTATCAATGGAGAATTATTCGGGCGGTCGACCGACGTCGAATGGTGCATGGTATTTCCCCATGGCGGCCCGGAATGCCGACACCCATCGCAACTCTATGAGGCAGGCCTGGAAGGCGTGACACTCTTTGTCATATTAACGATCCTCAATCGCTGGCCAACCCCACCGGGAACCATGTTTTGGACCTTCATCTGCGGATATGGAGTTGCCCGATTTTTTGTGGAATTTTTCCGTGAGCCAGATAGTCATTTAGGATTCATTTTCCAATGGGTCACCATGGGGCAGATACTCTGTATCCCGATGGTTGCGGTCGGCGTGTTCATGATTGTCCGAGGCTACAAACGGGCATAA
- a CDS encoding dipeptide ABC transporter ATP-binding protein codes for MTDSTKSLLQVTGLKKYFPVRSGLFSRVSAWVQAVDDVTFHLNQGETLGLVGESGCGKTTVGRSILRLMEPTAGSVTFEGRDVLALSSKELRQTRRRMQIIFQDPYSSLNPRMTIGAIVAEPLKIHEIAKGQELQDQVNQLFIRVGLRPEHQSRYPHEFSGGQRQRVGIARALALNPKFIVCDEAVSALDVSIQAQILNLLRDLQQEFDLSYLFITHDLNVVQYLADRIAVMYVGKFAEVAPAEDLFATPKHPYTQALLSANPVPDPTAPPKRIILPGDVPSPLNPPAGCRFHPRCPEVMDICKTVEPKLTQIGPPEKGHQVWCHLYP; via the coding sequence ATGACTGATTCCACGAAATCCTTACTCCAAGTCACAGGGTTGAAAAAATATTTCCCCGTCCGAAGCGGACTCTTTTCCCGTGTGTCGGCATGGGTTCAGGCGGTCGACGATGTTACGTTCCACCTGAACCAGGGGGAAACGTTAGGCCTGGTTGGAGAGTCAGGTTGTGGGAAGACCACGGTGGGACGAAGTATACTCCGGCTCATGGAGCCGACGGCGGGATCGGTAACCTTCGAGGGAAGGGATGTGTTGGCGCTCTCTTCGAAGGAGTTACGGCAGACACGTCGCCGGATGCAAATCATTTTTCAGGACCCGTATAGCTCACTCAATCCCCGCATGACTATCGGGGCCATTGTGGCGGAGCCGCTCAAGATTCATGAGATTGCCAAAGGCCAGGAACTGCAGGATCAAGTGAATCAGTTGTTTATTCGTGTGGGTTTGAGGCCGGAGCATCAATCACGGTATCCGCATGAATTCTCAGGCGGCCAACGCCAGCGGGTAGGCATTGCGCGTGCCCTGGCGCTCAATCCAAAATTCATCGTCTGTGATGAAGCGGTGTCAGCCCTGGACGTGTCCATTCAAGCGCAAATCCTGAATCTGCTTCGTGACCTCCAGCAGGAATTTGACCTCTCCTATTTGTTCATCACGCATGATCTCAATGTGGTGCAATACCTTGCCGACCGGATCGCGGTCATGTATGTAGGCAAGTTCGCGGAAGTCGCTCCTGCTGAGGATCTCTTTGCGACCCCCAAGCACCCCTACACGCAGGCATTGCTCTCTGCCAATCCGGTTCCCGATCCAACAGCCCCACCCAAACGCATTATCCTTCCCGGCGATGTCCCCTCGCCCTTAAATCCTCCCGCCGGATGCCGGTTCCATCCCCGCTGTCCAGAAGTGATGGATATCTGCAAAACAGTAGAGCCAAAATTGACGCAAATCGGTCCTCCCGAAAAAGGCCACCAGGTCTGGTGCCACTTGTATCCCTAG
- a CDS encoding ABC transporter permease, whose amino-acid sequence MNHSKTGASLKSKVASLDAEGLAPQETPWEEFLRVFTKDYQALFGFWVLVLLLLMALTGKVLTEWWVVFDPEAVRLTDKFLPPLSVPSPDSVPEDRPFGGVYLMGTDELGRDVFARMFQGSFVSLSIGFVAVGISLGIGILLGGLSGFYGHVKLWFITVDTLIMRFTDAMMCFPTFFLILTAVALLPPSIYTIMIIIGLFSWMGTARFVRAEFLSIREQDYVTAAKALGIPEGRIIFRHMVPNALAPVFVSATIGVASAILTESGLSFLGFGVPPPYATWGNILSDGKGFVFDAPWLFFIPGLAIFLVVLAFNLVGEGLREALNPKLRSR is encoded by the coding sequence ATGAATCACTCAAAGACCGGCGCTTCACTTAAATCCAAGGTGGCCTCCCTTGATGCGGAAGGCCTGGCTCCACAGGAAACGCCATGGGAAGAATTCCTCCGCGTATTTACCAAAGACTACCAGGCTCTCTTCGGTTTTTGGGTCCTCGTGCTTCTCTTGCTGATGGCATTGACCGGGAAAGTCCTGACGGAATGGTGGGTTGTATTCGATCCGGAAGCGGTACGACTGACAGATAAATTTCTTCCCCCGCTGTCTGTGCCTTCTCCAGATAGTGTTCCGGAAGATCGGCCGTTTGGCGGGGTCTATCTCATGGGCACGGACGAATTGGGGCGTGACGTATTCGCCCGGATGTTTCAGGGCTCGTTTGTATCGCTGTCTATCGGGTTTGTGGCAGTCGGAATTTCCTTGGGGATTGGCATCTTGTTGGGCGGGCTTTCCGGTTTTTACGGGCACGTGAAGTTGTGGTTTATTACCGTCGATACGCTGATCATGCGATTCACCGATGCCATGATGTGTTTCCCGACATTTTTCCTCATACTGACTGCCGTGGCTCTCCTCCCGCCCAGCATCTACACCATCATGATCATTATTGGGTTGTTTAGTTGGATGGGGACGGCCCGATTTGTCCGGGCGGAGTTTTTGTCCATCCGTGAGCAGGACTATGTGACCGCAGCTAAAGCATTAGGGATACCCGAGGGGCGGATTATTTTCCGGCATATGGTGCCCAATGCTCTGGCGCCGGTGTTTGTGTCAGCCACAATCGGCGTCGCCTCGGCAATTTTAACAGAGTCGGGTTTAAGCTTTCTGGGTTTTGGAGTACCTCCGCCCTATGCCACATGGGGCAATATCCTGTCGGATGGCAAAGGGTTTGTGTTCGATGCGCCCTGGTTATTCTTTATTCCCGGCCTGGCGATTTTTTTGGTGGTGCTGGCCTTTAATCTTGTTGGAGAAGGCCTGCGTGAGGCCTTAAATCCGAAATTGCGAAGCCGGTAA
- a CDS encoding ABC transporter permease yields MWNFIVRNVTQRLILLVIVSFLAHSFIHLAPGEPSEVDPMNPRMKPEDIAKIRAAFHLDDPLYVQYAYWIRDLASGELKSFKDSQPVLPKIWDRFLNSLPLFILATILVWTWAFPAGIYGAVFRGGLYDRLTVFSSYALISVPGFFLSFLAILWVVGWLGVPVISIKTFGMEHAQPAYQMMDRIWHLVIPSVMTAIGGIAVLSRYVRSQMLEVLSQDYVRTARAKGLQEDTVIYGHALGNALLPFVTMFGLLLPGLIGGSVIFEQIFAWPGLGRLAYEAILSRDFPIIMTLNFIAAVLTLLGTLISDILYAVVDPRIRLH; encoded by the coding sequence ATGTGGAATTTTATTGTTCGCAATGTGACGCAACGGCTGATTCTGCTGGTCATTGTGTCTTTTTTGGCCCATTCCTTTATTCATCTGGCTCCAGGGGAACCCAGTGAAGTGGATCCGATGAATCCCCGGATGAAACCGGAAGATATCGCCAAAATTCGCGCGGCCTTCCACTTAGATGATCCGCTCTATGTGCAATATGCGTATTGGATAAGGGACTTGGCTTCCGGGGAACTCAAGTCTTTCAAGGATAGCCAGCCGGTCCTTCCTAAAATTTGGGATCGATTTCTGAATTCTTTGCCCTTATTTATTCTAGCCACGATTCTGGTGTGGACGTGGGCTTTTCCTGCCGGGATTTATGGGGCGGTATTTCGAGGCGGGCTGTATGACCGGCTGACCGTATTTTCGTCGTATGCGCTCATTTCGGTTCCCGGGTTTTTCCTGTCATTTTTAGCCATTTTGTGGGTGGTGGGATGGTTGGGGGTTCCGGTGATCAGCATCAAGACTTTCGGAATGGAGCATGCCCAGCCCGCCTATCAGATGATGGATCGTATCTGGCATTTGGTCATTCCATCCGTCATGACGGCAATCGGGGGGATCGCGGTGCTGTCTCGCTATGTTCGCTCTCAGATGTTAGAGGTGTTGAGCCAGGATTATGTCCGGACCGCCAGGGCGAAAGGTCTTCAGGAGGATACCGTGATTTATGGCCATGCGTTGGGGAATGCGCTACTGCCGTTTGTGACCATGTTCGGTCTTCTGCTCCCCGGGTTGATTGGCGGGTCCGTGATCTTTGAGCAGATTTTTGCCTGGCCGGGGTTGGGACGGCTAGCCTATGAAGCCATTCTTTCAAGAGATTTTCCGATCATCATGACACTCAACTTTATCGCCGCAGTTCTGACCTTATTGGGCACCTTGATTTCGGATATTCTGTATGCGGTGGTGGATCCGAGAATCCGCCTGCATTAA
- a CDS encoding ABC transporter substrate-binding protein, with product MLVKRLLLFIPLTLVIFLVQSYFWVPTYENQAAGNPDRLVTYIEASIGDAKILNPILNADSASSNIVSHVFEGLLDLDEDLKLRSRLATDWQITERAYVLVNPHHRFPDGTEVTGDGLFQKIHQAWKNGTIEGLQDRVQSIELLPSAQRSESISLLLPDAEGKPQLKDISVSIEVPERVALTLSEVDQDLFTRLQPVLGERYFEHFPYDELVHPQELVPKELEEPLRAKFPDILPVGEHNPTILFHLRQDVKFHDGHVFDAGDVKFTYEAIMNPKNLSPRTPDFEPIKTVEVVDPYTVRIIYKRLYSPAINAWMMGILPEHLLNAEALNREKQERGLSEEAQKAFGIRESQFNRQPIGSGSFQFVEWQGDEFIHLRRYEDYWEGPAQYQDYYMRIIPELFTQEVEFRTGAIDFYGAQPHQVDRYKNDPTYQWFSSLGFAYNYIGYNNRKPLFADPMIRTALGMAINVDEIITYLVYGEGERTTGPYPRNTEWYDQSIQPLPYDPQGARAIFEKAGWIMNRDGWLEKDGKIFEFTLITNNGNPIRKNLMTIAQNAWKKIGVKVNTQVFEWAVFLNDFVNTGDFDAVVLGWSMTIDPDLYQIWHSSQAGPQQLNFVGYKNPRADELIVRIRQEYNRDRQEELTHELHRLIHKDQPYTFLYAPLSTRVLDKKIVLVEEGPDGKEQFKKIYPTKSGDITFYFKKWRKLELTPDF from the coding sequence ATGCTTGTCAAACGTCTTTTGCTGTTCATCCCGCTGACCCTGGTCATTTTTCTGGTTCAATCCTATTTTTGGGTTCCTACCTACGAAAACCAGGCGGCCGGCAATCCCGATCGACTCGTGACCTACATTGAAGCGTCCATCGGGGATGCCAAAATTCTCAATCCTATCTTGAATGCGGATTCAGCTAGTTCCAATATTGTGAGCCACGTGTTTGAAGGGCTGCTGGATTTAGATGAAGACTTGAAGCTTCGGAGCCGATTAGCCACCGATTGGCAGATTACGGAGCGAGCCTATGTCCTGGTCAACCCGCATCACCGTTTTCCGGATGGGACTGAAGTGACAGGGGACGGGCTCTTTCAGAAGATTCATCAGGCTTGGAAGAATGGAACCATTGAGGGGCTACAGGATAGGGTGCAATCCATTGAATTATTACCCTCGGCCCAACGATCAGAATCTATTTCACTCCTTCTGCCCGATGCGGAAGGCAAACCCCAACTCAAAGACATTTCCGTGAGCATTGAGGTACCGGAACGAGTGGCGTTGACGCTCTCGGAGGTGGACCAGGATTTATTCACCCGTTTACAGCCGGTTCTCGGTGAGCGGTACTTTGAGCACTTTCCTTATGACGAACTGGTTCATCCTCAAGAGCTGGTTCCAAAGGAGTTGGAGGAACCCCTGCGGGCCAAATTTCCGGATATTCTTCCCGTGGGCGAACACAATCCCACGATCCTGTTTCATCTTCGTCAGGACGTGAAATTCCATGATGGGCATGTGTTTGATGCGGGAGATGTGAAGTTTACGTATGAAGCCATCATGAATCCCAAAAATTTGTCACCCCGGACTCCGGACTTTGAGCCGATTAAAACGGTGGAAGTCGTGGATCCCTATACGGTCAGAATTATTTACAAGCGCCTCTATTCCCCTGCCATCAATGCGTGGATGATGGGGATTCTTCCCGAGCATCTTCTCAATGCTGAAGCCTTAAACAGGGAGAAACAGGAGCGAGGATTGTCGGAGGAGGCGCAAAAGGCTTTCGGGATTCGAGAGAGTCAGTTTAATCGGCAACCTATCGGCAGCGGAAGCTTTCAGTTTGTCGAATGGCAGGGAGATGAATTTATTCATCTTCGACGGTATGAGGACTATTGGGAGGGACCCGCACAATATCAGGATTATTATATGCGCATTATTCCTGAACTGTTCACCCAGGAAGTGGAATTCCGGACGGGTGCGATAGATTTTTATGGCGCGCAGCCCCATCAGGTCGACCGTTATAAAAACGATCCGACCTATCAATGGTTTAGCAGTCTGGGATTTGCCTACAACTATATCGGCTACAACAACCGAAAACCCTTATTTGCCGATCCGATGATCAGGACAGCCTTGGGAATGGCGATTAATGTTGATGAGATCATCACCTATCTTGTGTATGGAGAAGGTGAACGGACGACCGGACCCTATCCCCGAAATACCGAATGGTATGATCAGTCCATTCAACCGCTTCCTTACGATCCACAAGGAGCACGTGCGATTTTTGAAAAGGCCGGATGGATCATGAATCGGGATGGCTGGCTCGAAAAGGATGGAAAAATTTTTGAGTTTACATTGATTACGAATAATGGAAATCCCATCAGAAAAAATTTGATGACCATTGCGCAAAATGCCTGGAAAAAAATCGGCGTCAAAGTGAACACGCAGGTCTTCGAATGGGCCGTGTTTTTGAACGATTTTGTGAATACTGGAGACTTTGATGCGGTCGTTCTAGGCTGGAGCATGACCATTGACCCCGATCTCTATCAGATTTGGCATTCCAGCCAGGCAGGGCCACAACAATTGAATTTTGTAGGGTACAAGAACCCACGAGCTGACGAACTCATTGTCCGAATCCGCCAGGAATACAATAGAGATCGACAAGAGGAATTGACGCATGAGCTACATCGGTTGATTCATAAGGATCAGCCCTATACCTTCCTCTACGCGCCCTTAAGCACCAGGGTGTTGGATAAGAAAATTGTGCTGGTCGAGGAAGGGCCGGATGGGAAAGAACAGTTCAAGAAAATTTATCCCACCAAAAGCGGGGACATCACGTTTTATTTCAAAAAATGGCGAAAATTGGAGTTGACGCCGGACTTTTAA
- a CDS encoding sigma 54-interacting transcriptional regulator produces the protein MTRGIDVMDEIGSSSRSNGAEIILDCISDGVITIDLQKRVTFLNRAMQKMLGYKVDAAGTLLACDVLIQSNICSTKECVLERALQGERVSNFEAVVRRRDGVHIPVSINTDFLLDKEGKLIGLIEVIRDISLFRELSAKVEEVSQLKHRLGEQTKLDNMVGRCPRMQDIMAKLPIVAASKSSVLITGESGTGKELIACALHAHSPRKHAPFVVVNCSSLSEGILESEIFGHVKGAFTNAYFDKPGRFEIANGGTIFLDEIGEMSVATQVKLLGVLERGQFERVGSNDTVTVDVRVVAATNRNLEEAVQQGRFREDLYFRIRVIPMELPPLRERTGDIPLLVNHLLEKFNREMGKHVISLSPQCLTALSQYPFPGNIRELQNMIEHAFVCCEEDTIQFEHLPADLHRYCWEHREWTDSETLEALERQAICRALEKSGWRLKEASQQLGIGRSTLWRKVKQFGITQVI, from the coding sequence TTGACGAGAGGCATAGACGTCATGGATGAAATTGGATCATCGTCCCGTTCAAATGGTGCAGAAATCATTCTGGATTGCATAAGTGACGGGGTGATAACGATTGACCTGCAGAAACGGGTGACCTTTTTGAACCGGGCGATGCAGAAAATGCTGGGGTACAAAGTCGATGCAGCGGGGACACTCTTAGCCTGTGATGTGCTGATCCAAAGCAATATTTGCTCGACCAAGGAATGTGTCCTAGAGCGGGCGCTTCAGGGAGAGCGGGTGTCGAATTTTGAAGCAGTGGTTCGTCGACGTGATGGCGTACATATTCCGGTGAGTATCAATACCGACTTTTTATTGGATAAGGAAGGAAAGCTGATCGGGTTAATCGAAGTCATCAGAGATATCTCGCTGTTTCGTGAGTTAAGCGCCAAGGTAGAAGAGGTCTCGCAGCTCAAGCATCGGCTGGGAGAGCAGACCAAACTGGATAATATGGTTGGTAGGTGTCCTCGTATGCAGGACATTATGGCGAAATTGCCCATCGTTGCCGCTTCGAAATCCTCGGTCCTTATCACTGGAGAAAGCGGAACGGGCAAGGAGTTAATTGCTTGTGCATTACATGCCCATAGCCCGAGAAAACATGCCCCCTTCGTAGTGGTGAATTGCTCAAGTCTATCTGAGGGAATTCTGGAGAGTGAAATATTCGGTCATGTCAAAGGGGCGTTTACCAATGCCTATTTTGATAAACCGGGCCGATTTGAAATTGCCAATGGCGGGACGATCTTCCTTGATGAAATCGGGGAGATGAGTGTTGCCACCCAAGTGAAGTTGTTGGGCGTTCTTGAACGGGGACAGTTTGAACGAGTTGGATCCAATGACACGGTCACAGTGGATGTGAGGGTGGTGGCGGCCACGAATCGGAATCTGGAAGAAGCTGTTCAGCAAGGACGATTTCGGGAAGATTTGTATTTTCGTATACGGGTGATTCCCATGGAGCTGCCTCCACTGCGCGAGCGAACGGGAGATATTCCCCTACTCGTGAATCACCTTCTCGAAAAATTTAACCGTGAAATGGGCAAGCATGTCATCAGTTTGTCTCCGCAATGCTTAACGGCTCTCAGTCAGTACCCCTTTCCCGGCAATATCAGGGAACTTCAAAATATGATTGAGCATGCCTTTGTGTGCTGTGAAGAGGATACGATTCAATTTGAGCATCTTCCAGCCGACCTCCATCGGTATTGTTGGGAACATCGGGAATGGACCGATTCCGAAACACTGGAAGCCTTGGAGCGACAAGCCATTTGCCGGGCGTTGGAAAAGTCAGGTTGGCGGTTGAAAGAAGCTTCTCAGCAGTTAGGCATTGGTCGATCGACCTTGTGGCGGAAGGTCAAACAATTTGGAATAACTCAGGTCATTTAG
- a CDS encoding ABC transporter ATP-binding protein, translating to MESSVHPLLQVSNLRTSFFTDKGEIKAVDDVSFSIRGGQTLALVGESGCGKSVAALSIMRLISAPGRVIGGTIHFKGQNLLDLPEKDMRRIRGKSIGMVFQEPMTSLNPVMSIGDQIGEVLNIHTNLTDRDIRKEVISLLEKVRISAPESRIDQYPHEMSGGMKQRVMIAMALACKPDLLIADEPTTALDVTIQAQILDLLSALQKDLGMAILLITHNLGVVAQFAQDVIVMYASKIAERATVKELFRNPSHPYTSALLKSLPRPGERQARLEAIPGTVPSPLQYPPGCHFSSRCPEVMEHCPLQPPPTVQVGESHETVCWLYEKKEK from the coding sequence ATGGAATCCAGCGTACATCCACTCTTACAGGTGTCCAACCTTCGGACCTCGTTTTTCACGGATAAAGGTGAAATCAAAGCCGTTGACGATGTGAGCTTTTCCATTCGAGGGGGGCAAACGCTGGCCTTGGTGGGAGAATCCGGCTGTGGGAAGTCCGTGGCAGCCCTGTCGATCATGCGTCTGATCTCTGCTCCTGGTCGTGTGATTGGTGGCACGATTCATTTCAAAGGGCAGAATCTGCTGGATCTTCCTGAAAAGGACATGCGCCGGATTCGTGGAAAATCCATTGGCATGGTGTTTCAAGAGCCCATGACCTCGCTGAATCCAGTCATGTCGATCGGCGATCAGATCGGTGAAGTCCTGAACATTCACACGAACCTAACGGATCGCGATATTCGAAAAGAAGTGATCAGCTTGCTGGAGAAAGTGCGTATTTCGGCCCCTGAAAGCCGTATCGATCAATACCCCCATGAAATGTCCGGCGGGATGAAGCAGCGGGTGATGATCGCCATGGCCCTGGCCTGTAAACCTGATCTGTTGATTGCCGACGAACCGACCACGGCCTTGGATGTGACCATACAAGCGCAAATTCTGGATCTGCTGTCGGCTCTTCAGAAGGATTTGGGTATGGCTATTTTGCTGATCACACATAACTTGGGCGTGGTCGCGCAATTTGCCCAGGATGTCATTGTCATGTATGCGAGCAAAATTGCCGAACGGGCAACCGTGAAAGAATTATTCCGCAATCCCAGCCATCCCTACACGAGCGCGCTCTTAAAATCGCTGCCGCGACCGGGTGAACGTCAGGCCAGATTAGAAGCCATTCCGGGAACCGTGCCGTCTCCCTTACAGTATCCGCCCGGTTGCCATTTTTCTTCCCGTTGTCCGGAAGTGATGGAGCATTGCCCTCTTCAGCCTCCGCCAACGGTGCAAGTGGGGGAGTCGCATGAAACCGTGTGTTGGTTATATGAAAAAAAAGAAAAATGA
- a CDS encoding tetratricopeptide repeat protein → MKMYIGVCFIMMAAGGCASDKPVPLTALAPPPNVDAQVLQYMTEGKRFFEEGQWESARQQFRLAVQQQADLAEAHYNLGLSMDKMGDQAGAKKHFIEAANLAPGNKVIWNSPPLRRYGNVPDAPAQATSAPVMPGFGGGASPGGGGGGGF, encoded by the coding sequence ATGAAGATGTACATTGGGGTCTGTTTCATCATGATGGCGGCAGGAGGGTGCGCGTCTGACAAACCAGTGCCGTTGACAGCCTTGGCCCCTCCCCCGAATGTAGATGCCCAAGTGTTGCAGTACATGACCGAAGGCAAGCGTTTTTTTGAGGAAGGCCAGTGGGAATCGGCACGACAACAATTTCGGTTGGCCGTTCAGCAACAGGCCGATCTGGCCGAAGCGCACTATAATCTAGGTTTGTCCATGGACAAAATGGGCGATCAAGCGGGAGCAAAAAAGCATTTCATTGAGGCTGCCAACCTTGCTCCCGGCAATAAGGTGATTTGGAATTCTCCGCCCCTTCGGCGGTATGGCAATGTTCCCGATGCCCCTGCGCAAGCCACCTCGGCCCCGGTGATGCCAGGGTTCGGTGGAGGTGCAAGTCCCGGAGGAGGAGGCGGTGGTGGGTTTTAA
- a CDS encoding Rieske (2Fe-2S) protein, translating into MSELVRIAKIEEVEEGKGMVVEAGEKCLAVFKVDGAFHVIDNTCLHRGGPLGEGDVEGETVTCPWHGWEYNVKTGHCVNNPSSHVRTYPTVVENGEVKVDLS; encoded by the coding sequence ATGTCGGAGTTAGTGCGTATCGCGAAAATAGAGGAAGTTGAAGAGGGAAAAGGTATGGTGGTGGAGGCCGGTGAAAAATGTTTGGCCGTCTTTAAAGTGGATGGAGCCTTTCATGTCATCGATAACACGTGTCTGCATAGAGGCGGTCCTTTAGGCGAGGGCGATGTCGAAGGGGAGACGGTGACCTGTCCCTGGCATGGGTGGGAGTACAATGTGAAAACCGGCCATTGTGTTAATAATCCCTCCAGTCATGTGAGAACCTACCCGACCGTCGTCGAAAATGGAGAAGTCAAAGTAGATCTGTCCTAG